CCTGCCCTCCGAGCTATCGGGCGGGCAGAAACAGCGCATCGGCATCGCCCGCGCGCTGGCCGCCGAGCCACGCTTCATCATCTGCGACGAGGTGACCTCCGCGCTCGATCAGCTCGTGGCCGAGGGGATCCTCAAGTTGCTGGCCAAGTTGCAGGATGAGCTCAAGCTCAGCTACATGTTCATCACCCACGATCTCGCCACGGTGCGCTCCATCGCAGACGAGGTTGTCGTCATGAAGGACGGTGAGGTCGTCGAGCAGGGGCCCAAAGACGACATGTTCACGCCCCCGCACCACCCCTACACCGATCTTCTGCTCAGTTCGGTCCCAGAGATGGATCCGGACTGGCTCACCAATCTGCTCAACGAACGCGGAGTTGATAACATCGGCGATGCGGCAGTTGATAAGATGTCATGAGAATCGCCCGGGAGAGATGGGGCGGTACGGTCAACAGGGAGAATAATATGACCAGATTTTCACGTCGCGGCCTTCTGCAAACCGGCGCTGCAGCCGGTGTGCTGGCCGCAACCGGCGCGCGCGCCGATGGACACGGGCCCAAGCGCGGCGGGACGGCCCGCTTCGGCCTCGCGGGCGCCAACACCTCCGACAGCTGGGACGGGCGTACGCATTCCGACAGCTACATGATCATCACGGCCCATGGCTGCGTGTTCGACTGCCTGACGGAAGTCGCCGCTGACGGCACCCTCGTTGGCGAGCTCGCCGAAAGCTGGGAAGCCACGGCGGACGCAGTCACCTGGACGTTCAAGCTGCGCTCTGGCGTCACGTTCCACAATGGCAAGCCCTTTGGCGCCGATGACGTGATCGCCTCGCTCAACCTGCACGTGGCCGAGGATGCGAAATCCGCCGCCCGCCCGCTCGTCGCCGCCATCGCGGAGATGAAGAAGGTCGACGACCTGACGGTGGAGTTCACGCTCGCCTCCGGCAACGCGGACTTCCCCTTCCTGATGTCGGATTATCATCTGCTGATGTATCCTGCCGGTCAGGAGCAGGAAGCGATCGCCCAGGGCATCGGCACGGGTCTCTACAAGGTTGACACCTTCGAGCCTGGCGTGCGCACGGTCGTGTCGCGCGTGGACGGTCACTACAAGGACGGCTCCGCGGGATGGTTCGACTCCATCGAGTTCGTGGCCATCAATGACAGCTCCGCCCGGATGAACGCGCTGATGACCGGCCAGGTCGACGCCGTGAACCGCGTGGACTTCAAGACCGAGCCGCTCATGCGCGCCAACCCCAATATCTCGATCTTCGAGGTGACGGGTAACCAGCACTACACCTTCCCTATGCTCACCAATGTCTCGCCCTTCGACGAGATGGCGGTGCGGCAGGCGCTGAAGTTCGCGATCGACCGCCAGGAAATGGTGGACAAGATCCTGCTCGGCCACGGTGCGGTGGGCAACGACCACCCGATCGGCCCGGCCAACCAGTACTACGCCGCCGACCTTCCGCAGAACCCGTTCGATCCCGACCGCGCACGCCAGATCCTCGCCGATGCCGGGCTTTCGGACGTGTCCGTGCAGCTTTCGGCCTCTGACGCGGCCTTCTCGGGCGCGGTGGATGCCGCGCAGCTCTATCAGGCCTCCGCGGCCCAGGCGGGCATCAATATCGAGGTCGTGCAGGAGCCCGCGGACGGTTACTGGTCCAACGTCTGGCTCAAGAAGCCGTGGTGCGCCTGCTACTGGTCGGGCCGCGCGACGGAGGACTGGATGTTCTCCACCGCCTACGAGAGCGGCGTGCCGTGGAACGACACACAGTGGGAGAATGCCCGCTTCCAGGAGCTTCTGCTCGACGGCCGCGCGGAGCTCGACAGCTCCCGTCGCGAGGCGATCTATACGGAGATGCAACAGATCATGTCCGAAG
The genomic region above belongs to Pseudomonadota bacterium and contains:
- a CDS encoding ATP-binding cassette domain-containing protein — its product is LPSELSGGQKQRIGIARALAAEPRFIICDEVTSALDQLVAEGILKLLAKLQDELKLSYMFITHDLATVRSIADEVVVMKDGEVVEQGPKDDMFTPPHHPYTDLLLSSVPEMDPDWLTNLLNERGVDNIGDAAVDKMS
- a CDS encoding ABC transporter substrate-binding protein, with translation MTRFSRRGLLQTGAAAGVLAATGARADGHGPKRGGTARFGLAGANTSDSWDGRTHSDSYMIITAHGCVFDCLTEVAADGTLVGELAESWEATADAVTWTFKLRSGVTFHNGKPFGADDVIASLNLHVAEDAKSAARPLVAAIAEMKKVDDLTVEFTLASGNADFPFLMSDYHLLMYPAGQEQEAIAQGIGTGLYKVDTFEPGVRTVVSRVDGHYKDGSAGWFDSIEFVAINDSSARMNALMTGQVDAVNRVDFKTEPLMRANPNISIFEVTGNQHYTFPMLTNVSPFDEMAVRQALKFAIDRQEMVDKILLGHGAVGNDHPIGPANQYYAADLPQNPFDPDRARQILADAGLSDVSVQLSASDAAFSGAVDAAQLYQASAAQAGINIEVVQEPADGYWSNVWLKKPWCACYWSGRATEDWMFSTAYESGVPWNDTQWENARFQELLLDGRAELDSSRREAIYTEMQQIMSEEGGTVVPMYANYVDAHSSKLANSGTIGNLWQMDSSRIAERWWMA